DNA from Paraburkholderia sp. BL10I2N1:
ACGCATGTTCCTTCGGCAGGAAGATCATGCCGACGCCATATTCGCCGGCCGGCGGCAAGGTCACGCCCTGCTTTGCCATTTCCTCACGGTAAAAGCCGTCGGGGATCTGGATCAGGATGCCCGCGCCGTCACCCATGAGCGGATCGGCACCGACTGCGCCGCGGTGATCGAGGTTCTCGAGAATCTTCAGGCCTTGCTGAATGATCTCGTGACTTTTTTTGCCCTTGATGTGGGCAACGAAGCCGACGCCGCAGGCGTCGTGCTCGTTTTGCGGGTCATACAGACCTTGCTCGGCGGGAACCGAAGACGTCGGTTGCAGGTGGTCGTTCATGGGGACACCGTCTGTGAGGGGCCGATCGGCCGTTAAACCATTTTTTGTTGCCCGCAGCTCGAACTTCGACCGCGCGGGCGGTCGAGCTTCCGAAGCGGCGCGCGCCCGGAGACCGCCGGAATTCGGAATATACGCGACGAATCAATGGAATAGCAAATAAATGTCGACGGTACGACCCCTATTATCAGATTGGTGCATTGAAGCAATTTTTAATTGGTTCCACATCAAAAAAGGGGCAAAAGAAAACGGCATGCGAAGATGCCGTTTCCTGGTAGTCCGTTGATCCGGAAGACTTTATTGCGTCTGCGGCGTTTCGCGGACTTTACGGGGCCGGCCGCGCGGCAAAGGCGACACGCGCCGGTTCGCCGCCCGCGCCGCCCACTCGCGATAGGACTCGCTGCCGAGCACCCAGCCCTTTAACGTGGCTTGCTGAAGCTGATTGGTCTCGCGCTCGTCCATCGGCTGCTCGCACAGCTCGCGGTACGCTCGTTGCCGTTCAAACGGCGTGTTGCCGAGCGACCAGTACAACGGGTGATCGGTGATAAGGCTGTCGAGCGTGAGTCCGATGTGATGGCGGTAACTCGACCATCGATAGTCTTCGGGGGCACTTACCAGTTGAGTTCGTACCGGGCACAACTCCACCACGCGACTGGCCAGCAGAAAGTAGCGCTCGCCTTCTATCACGGTCGCCCGGTAGCGACCTTCCCACAACGTGCCGCGGCGAGCATAGCGCCGGTTGAAGTGTGCAACGTAGCGCCTGCCGACCGCCTGCATCGCCTTCGGCAAGCTCGCCTCGTCGGATGGCGTGACGAGCAGTTGTACAGCGCCCGGCATCAGGACATAAGCGTGAATTGCGAGGTGATGATCGCGCGAAGCCGCCTTGAGGCAGTCGACGAAGAGCTCGTAATCCTGGTCGTCAACGAATGCGGGCTGCTGATCGAGTCCGCGCAGGATCACGTGCTGCGGCTGGTCGGGAACATAAAGACGTGCAAGCCGTGCCATGCTGGATTATCCAATAGTCGCGTTAGTGATTACCCGAAGGTCTGAAAAGCCGCACGACCGTGCAGTTCGGCGTGGCGCGGCTCAGCGAGAAGCCATGCCAGCCCTAGGGAGAATGCTCTAACCGACGCGTATGGTTTGTTTCTAACGTTCTGGTCATAATGGGCGGGCCTTTTTTGGAGGAGCACATATGAAATTAAGACAGGCTGTAACGGGGCTCGCGGCTTTCGCGTGCATGACAGCAGCTCACGCGCAATCTGCCGGAAGTATTTTCCTTTCAACAGGTTGGTTCCATTTCGCACCTCAGTCCAGTAGTGACCCGCTCACGCTGACAACTCCACTCGGTAGCGCCACGGTCCCTAACACCGGCGCAAGCATTAGCTCCGCCGATACCATCGGCTTCTCGCTAGGCTACTTCATCACCGACCACATCGCGGCGCAATTCGATATCGGCGTGCCTCCTTCATTCGATATTGAAGGCAGTGGCCAGCTCGGTGCGTTCGGCAAACTCGGTCAGGCGAAACAGTGGAGTCCTGCGCTGCTGTTCAAATACTATTTCAATGCACCGCAATCGAAATTCCGTCCTTATCTTGGTATTGGCGTGAGCCGCGTCTGGTTCACCGACGCAAAGATCACGAACGGCGTGTTCGAGCAGTCAGTGTTTCACGGTCCGACCTCCGTATCTACGGATAGTTCGTGGGCTCCGGTTTTCAATGGTGGTTTCTCTTACGCATTCACCGACCACTGGTTCGCCGGTGTCTCGATCTCGTATCTGCCGATCAGCACCCACGCAACGATAAGCAGCCCACTCGTTCAGGCGCAAACCAAGATCAAGATCAACCCGATCGTCACGTACGTCAATGTTGGCTACAGCTTCTAGGTTAAGCGTAGTCGAGATTTCGGGGCTTGAACAAGAAACGCCGTCACACATGTTGTGACGGCGTTTTGATTTTAGGCCCTGAGCCACTCCAGGACTGACTGCGGCAATGGATTGTAATTTCGACCACGACGCGCCTCCTGCAGTGCAAATTCTCCAGCTACCGGGCGGTTCAATGGTCAGCTGGAAGGCTGCTGGGGGGTGTGGCATCGAAGTTGCGTGAGTTAATGTTTCCCGCGCGAAGAAGCGGGTGCCTTTAAACCCACCATCGACGGAGCCACCATGACTGCACTACCGAATACGCGAGACGCCATTGGAGAATCGTTGAACTCGACCGGCCGCCGTGCGCGCCGCATCGCGCGACACGGTCGACACGCCGCCGAGGACATCGGCTCGGAACTGCGCTCACTGATGTCAGAACTCGAAGAAGCGCTGGCCGACGGTACACAGGCTGATGCCGCGGCCCTTCGCTCGCAATTGCGCAAACGTCTTGATGCCACTCGCGCACGCCTCGGCGACACGCGTGAAGCT
Protein-coding regions in this window:
- a CDS encoding DUF883 family protein; translation: MTALPNTRDAIGESLNSTGRRARRIARHGRHAAEDIGSELRSLMSELEEALADGTQADAAALRSQLRKRLDATRARLGDTREAVRERAEVALADADEYVHENPWKTIAIVGGLALAAGALLARSPR
- a CDS encoding transposase, with translation MARLARLYVPDQPQHVILRGLDQQPAFVDDQDYELFVDCLKAASRDHHLAIHAYVLMPGAVQLLVTPSDEASLPKAMQAVGRRYVAHFNRRYARRGTLWEGRYRATVIEGERYFLLASRVVELCPVRTQLVSAPEDYRWSSYRHHIGLTLDSLITDHPLYWSLGNTPFERQRAYRELCEQPMDERETNQLQQATLKGWVLGSESYREWAARAANRRVSPLPRGRPRKVRETPQTQ
- a CDS encoding OmpW family outer membrane protein gives rise to the protein MKLRQAVTGLAAFACMTAAHAQSAGSIFLSTGWFHFAPQSSSDPLTLTTPLGSATVPNTGASISSADTIGFSLGYFITDHIAAQFDIGVPPSFDIEGSGQLGAFGKLGQAKQWSPALLFKYYFNAPQSKFRPYLGIGVSRVWFTDAKITNGVFEQSVFHGPTSVSTDSSWAPVFNGGFSYAFTDHWFAGVSISYLPISTHATISSPLVQAQTKIKINPIVTYVNVGYSF